In one Silene latifolia isolate original U9 population chromosome 10, ASM4854445v1, whole genome shotgun sequence genomic region, the following are encoded:
- the LOC141608598 gene encoding F-box/kelch-repeat protein At3g23880-like, with protein MKHKQPPIARKKKQVIELLTYISDDLIIEEILTRLPVKSVLRFKSVSKQWYTTLSSSDFANAHLIKSPFFPPSAPVNTLFIKSGKNSYLSYTDDPISGNFEDNLVKLDSELWVENERLVLTGCCNGLVCLTAISMKYFIIWNPATRKMHKYQSDGCLNLSGSVINGFGYASSVDDYKYVHIVQDFRIEQCNSGVYIFSLRENKWRKIDFDHNVIFQIGRPVILNEKLYCVAHCSQAGPVTLCFDFEVETVGVIKGGGFHLGVMGGCLSKCNSFREDDMVMHIFESHALVKSISLPKELIFGMSSHMIGFTRTGKFFATGSSEDEVGHIRSKTLGIFDASTKPVQYTRLLTFNETVTIARYVPSLVSPFPIMEMSRP; from the coding sequence ATGAAACACAAACAGCCGCCTATTGCTAGGAAGAAgaaacaagttattgagctacTAACCTACATCTCCGATGATTTAATTATCGAAGAAATACTTACAAGATTGCCCGTCAAATCCGTTCTTCGATTTAAGTCAGTTTCTAAACAATGGTATACTACTCTTTCTTCTTCCGATTTCGCCAATGCCCACCTTATCAAATCACCCTTTTTCCCCCCTTCCGCTCCTGTTAACACCTTGTTTATCAAATCTGGTAAGAATTCTTACCTTTCTTACACGGACGATCCAATTTCTGGTAATTTTGAAGATAATTTGGTTAAACTGGACTCCGAGTTATGGGTTGAAAACGAACGTCTTGTACTTACAGGGTGCTGCAATGGATTGGTTTGCTTAACCGCAATTTCTATGAAATACTTCATTATATGGAACCCGGCTACCCGCAAAATGCACAAATATCAGTCTGATGGGTGTTTAAATCTTTCCGGTAGTGTTATTAATGGATTTGGATATGCTTCGTCTGTTGATGACTATAAATATGTTCATATTGTTCAAGATTTTAGAATTGAACAATGTAATAGTGGTGTTTATATCTTCTCTCTTAGGGAAAATAAGTGGAGAAAAATTGATTTTGATCATAATGTTATCTTTCAGATTGGACGACCGGTGATTTTAAATGAAAAATTATATTGTGTTGCTCATTGTTCGCAAGCTGGTCCTGTTACTCTTTGCTTTGATTTCGAGGTTGAGACGGTTGGGGTAATTAAAGGCGGAGGCTTCCACCTAGGAGTCATGGGAGGATGTTTGAGCAAGTGCAACTCTTTTAGAGAAGATGACATGGTAATGCATATATTTGAATCTCATGCACTAGTGAAATCTATTAGTCTTCCAAAGGAGTTGATATTTGGCATGTCCTCTCATATGATCGGGTTTACGAGAACTGGCAAGTTTTTTGCGACAGGGTCATCCGAAGATGAGGTAGGGCATATCCGAAGTAAAACGCTTGGGATTTTTGACGCAAGTACAAAACCTGTGCAATATACAAGGCTTTTGACGTTCAATGAGACGGTTACTATTGCAAGATATGTTCCAAGCCTAGTTTCACCGTTTCCTATTATGGAGATGTCGAGGCCATAA
- the LOC141609381 gene encoding F-box/kelch-repeat protein At3g23880-like has translation MSDKDSNSEKKQVIEQQIYHFDDLIIEEILTRLPIKSILRFKSVSKQWYSTLSSSDFANAHLIKSPFSHPSAPVDTLLIENDKNYYIFSYDDDDQISGNFEDNLVKLDVDFGVGKDHLRLTGCCNGLVCLTSASDEYFIIWNPATRKLHKYPSHGYFKCPDEANHVSITCGFGYASSVDDYKFVGILSVVQGNTKSTIIHIFSLRENRWRNIDHFHDHLVPYRPGLLVSDKLYWKAYSKQAGYLLVSFDLAVERFDVINIDWDEFDFLAVMGGCLSKCNFSETFTGDKLLHIMEPPVIVKSIVLPKELKLDWFSQMIGFTKTDKFFVTGSFSDETRDFVHRRTLGIVDTCTKPMQYRVLLRFNKFSKIVKYVPSLFSPFPIEKPSEA, from the coding sequence ATGAGCGACAAAGACTCAAATTCTGAGAAGAAACAAGTGATTGAGCAACAAATATACCACTTTGATGATCTTATAATTGAAGAAATTCTTACAAGATTGCCCATCAAATCCATTCTTCGATTTAAATCAGTTTCGAAACAATGGTATTCTACTCTTTCTTCTTCCGATTTCGCCAATGCCCACCTTATCAAATCCCCCTTTTCTCACCCTTCTGCTCCTGTAGACACCTTGCTTATAGAAAATGATAAGAATTATTACATTTTctcttatgatgatgatgatcaaatTTCTGGTAATTTTGAAGATAATTTGGTTAAGCTAGACGTCGACTTTGGTGTCGGAAAAGATCATCTTAGACTTACAGGTTGCTGCAATGGGTTGGTTTGTTTAACCTCAGCTTCGGATGAATACTTCATTATATGGAACCCAGCTACCCGTAAGCTGCACAAATATCCGTCACATGGGTATTTTAAGTGTCCTGATGAAGCTAATCATGTTAGTATAACTTGTGGATTTGGATATGCATCCTCTGTTGATGACTATAAATTTGTTGGAATATTGTCAGTAGTTCAAGGAAACACAAAAAGTACTATTATTCATATCTTCTCTTTGAGGGAAAATAGGTGGAGAAATATTGATCATTTTCACGATCATCTCGTTCCTTATAGGCCAGGACTGCTTGTTAGTGACAAATTATATTGGAAAGCTTATAGTAAACAAGCTGGTTATTTACTTGTTAGCTTTGATTTAGCGGTGGAGAGGTTTGACGTAATTAACATCGACTGGGACGAGTTCGACTTCTTAGCAGTTATGGGAGGCTGTTTGAGCAAGTGCAACTTTAGTGAGACATTTACGGGTGATAAATTACTGCACATTATGGAACCTCCGGTAATAGTGAAATCTATTGTTTTACCCAAGGAGTTGAAACTAGACTGGTTCTCTCAAATGATCGGGTTTACCAAGACTGACAAGTTTTTTGTAACGGGGTCATTTAGTGATGAGACAAGAGATTTCGTACATAGAAGAACACTGGGAATAGTTGACACATGTACGAAACCTATGCAATACAGAGTGCTTTTGAGGTTCAATAAGTTTAGTAAGATTGTCAAATATGTTCCAAGCCTTTTTTCGCCCTTTCCTATTGAAAAGCCTTCAGAGGCATAG
- the LOC141608599 gene encoding F-box/kelch-repeat protein At3g23880-like — translation MSEIKNKQLQSYLSDDLITQEILTRLPVKSILRFKSVSKQWYSTLSSSDFANAHLIKSPFSHPSAPVNSLFIMDHYNCCYLFSYDDDDQISGNFEDNLVKLDVDFGVGKDHLRFRGCGNGLVCLTPASDEYLIIWNPATRKLHKYPSHGYFKCPDEANNVSITCGFGYASSVDDYKFVGILSVIEGSTPTSIIVHVFSMRENRWRNIEFGHDPLFILNLGMFVSDKLYWSAYSKQAGYLFVRFDLVVERFDVINIDWDKSDFLGVMRGCLSKCKYSEAFTGDRVLHIMEPPLIVKSIGLPKGLKLDCFSEMIGFTKTDKFFLTGSFSDETGDFPSRRTLGIVDTCTKPMQYRVLLRFNKFINIVRYVPSLVSPFPIDKPSDA, via the coding sequence ATGTCAGAGATTAAGAATAAGCAATTACAAAGCTACCTCTCTGATGATTTAATAACTCAAGAAATACTTACAAGATTACCCGTTAAATCCATTCTTCGATTTAAGTCAGTTTCGAAACAATGGTATTCTACTCTTTCTTCTTCCGATTTCGCCAATGCCCACCTTATTAAATCCCCCTTTTCTCACCCTTCCGCTCCTGTTAACTCCTTATTTATCATGGATCATTATAATTGTTGTTACCTTTTctcttatgatgatgatgatcaaatTTCTGGTAATTTTGAAGATAATTTGGTTAAGCTAGACGTCGACTTTGGTGTCGGAAAAGATCATCTTAGATTTAGAGGTTGCGGCAATGGGTTGGTTTGTTTAACCCCAGCTTCGGATGAATACTTGATTATATGGAACCCAGCTACCCGTAAGCTGCACAAATATCCGTCACATGGGTATTTTAAGTGTCCTGATGAAGCTAATAATGTTAGTATAACTTGTGGATTTGGATATGCATCCTCTGTTGATGACTATAAATTTGTTGGAATATTGTCAGTAATTGAAGGGAGCACACCAACAAGTATTATTGTTCATGTCTTCTCTATGAGGGAAAATAGGTGGAGAAATATTGAATTTGGTCATGatcctttatttattttaaacCTAGGAATGTTTGTTAGTGACAAATTATATTGGTCTGCTTATAGTAAACAAGCTGGTTATTTATTTGTTAGATTTGATTTAGTGGTGGAGAGGTTTGACGTAATTAACATCGACTGGGACAAGTCCGACTTCTTAGGAGTTATGAGAGGGTGTTTGAGTAAGTGCAAGTATAGTGAGGCATTTACGGGTGATAGAGTACTGCACATTATGGAACCTCCGTTAATAGTGAAATCTATTGGTTTACCCAAGGGGTTGAAACTAGACTGTTTCTCTGAAATGATCGGTTTTACCAAGACTGACAAGTTTTTTTTAACAGGGTCATTTAGTGACGAGACAGGGGATTTCCCAAGTAGAAGAACACTGGGAATAGTTGACACATGTACGAAACCTATGCAATACAGAGTGCTTTTGAGGTTCAATAAGTTTATTAATATTGTCAGATATGTTCCAAGCCTTGTTTCACCCTTTCCTATTGATAAGCCTTCAGACGCATAG
- the LOC141606436 gene encoding F-box/kelch-repeat protein At3g06240-like isoform X1, producing MESQSKDDEDPIHQTDQTELPHGLISEMILTRLPIKSILRFRSVSKLWYSTLSSSRFAFAHLQFPNPLSIESLIIRNGNKFQILFYENGKIDLVNGEVDFDVGDENMVLVGSCNGLVGLGSTSGCLFIIWNPMTGEFDKYLDSEISNFTTEGCMVTWGFGYVCAVDDYKIVRLCKKVFKDSIRVHVYSTRFDKMQRIDDNNTSDNFFGLRIAERLRKPGVLVNETLYWMGGMPHMLDGLLRKIISFDLASDTLDTFPHLEVSTPSLLYGSDNDECFDKLLCVVNGRLSKYGRRLTSGEDVITVLKSPGVKEEIVLSKVLASWMHYENLIGSVGGDKIFTQYYDNYALHLGVFDITSQPWNYTSLMNLDRGPKFEIVSYCPSLISINSHVTESSEITSSLNHEVRGTILAHWNGANSSASRLPLPESTHDKGIIRCCRWWTPRFTSKRKTESPETHKAVADLVGLKKMKQNGKRMQLNNS from the exons ATGGAAAGTCAAAGCAAGGATGATGAAGATCCAATACATCAAACAGATCAAACAGAGCTGCCACATGGTTTAATAAGTGAGATGATATTAACAAGATTGCCTATCAAATCCATTCTTCGGTTTAGGTCCGTTTCCAAACTCTGGTATTCTACTCTCTCTTCTTCTCGTTTCGCATTTGCCCACTTACAATTTCCCAACCCTTTATCCATAGAATCCTTGATCATTCGAAATGGCAACAAATTCCAGATTTTGTTTTACGAAAATGGCAAAATTGACTTAGTCAACGGGGAAGTTGACTTTGACGTAGGTGATGAGAATATGGTCTTGGTCGGCAGTTGTAATGGGCTGGTTGGTTTAGGATCAACTTCTGGTTGTTTGTTCATTATATGGAATCCAATGACCGGCGAATTTGACAAATACTTGGACTCGGAAATCTCCAACTTCACTACCGAAGGGTGTATGGTCACTTGGGGATTTGGGTATGTTTGTGCTGTTGATGACTATAAGATTGTCAGGCTATGCAAAAAAGTGTTTAAGGATTCGATAAGGGTTCACGTTTACTCGACAAGGTTTGATAAAATGCAAAGAATCGACGACAACAATACTTCTGATAATTTCTTTGGTTTGAGAATAGCAGAGCGCTTACGCAAACCAGGGGTATTGGTTAATGAGACTTTGTATTGGATGGGCGGCATGCCACACATGCTCGATGGGTTACTAAGGAAAATTATTTCCTTCGATTTAGCATCTGACACACTTGACACATTTCCTCACCTTGAGGTGAGCACACCGTCTTTGCTATATGGTTCagataacgatgaatgttttgatAAGTTACTATGTGTTGTAAATGGACGTTTATCCAAGTACGGTAGACGTCTCACAAGTGGCGAGGATGTCATAACGGTGTTGAAAAGTCCGGGAGTGAAAGAAGAAATTGTTCTTTCTAAGGTTTTGGCTAGTTGGATGCATTACGAAAACTTAATTGGCTCCGTTGGAGGTGACAAGATCTTTACACAATATTATGATAATTATGCTCTACATTTAGGAGTTTTCGATATAACTTCGCAGCCTTGGAATTATACGTCGTTGATGAACCTTGATAGAGGGCCTAAATTTGAGATTGTTAGTTATTGTCCAAGTCTTATTTCAATTAATTCTCATGTTACAGAGTCGTCCGAGATCACttcatcccttaaccatgaggtcagggGTACGATCCTTGCCCATTGGAATGGAGCAAACTCTTCGGCCAGCCGTTTACCTCTTCCTGAGAGCACTCACGACAAGGGGATTATACGCTGTTGTCGATGGTGGACACCCCGTTTTACATCAAAAAGAAAAACAGAGTCGCCCGAGACGCACAAGG CAGTAGCCGACTTGGTTGGACTGAAGAAGATGAAACAGAATGGCAAAAGGATGCAATTGAACAACTCATAA
- the LOC141606436 gene encoding F-box/kelch-repeat protein At3g06240-like isoform X4, giving the protein MESQSKDDEDPIHQTDQTELPHGLISEMILTRLPIKSILRFRSVSKLWYSTLSSSRFAFAHLQFPNPLSIESLIIRNGNKFQILFYENGKIDLVNGEVDFDVGDENMVLVGSCNGLVGLGSTSGCLFIIWNPMTGEFDKYLDSEISNFTTEGCMVTWGFGYVCAVDDYKIVRLCKKVFKDSIRVHVYSTRFDKMQRIDDNNTSDNFFGLRIAERLRKPGVLVNETLYWMGGMPHMLDGLLRKIISFDLASDTLDTFPHLEVSTPSLLYGSDNDECFDKLLCVVNGRLSKYGRRLTSGEDVITVLKSPGVKEEIVLSKVLASWMHYENLIGSVGGDKIFTQYYDNYALHLGVFDITSQPWNYTSLMNLDRGPKFEIVSYCPSLISINSHVTESSEITSSLNHEVRGTILAHWNGANSSASRLPLPESTHDKGIIRCCRWWTPRFTSKRKTESPETHKE; this is encoded by the exons ATGGAAAGTCAAAGCAAGGATGATGAAGATCCAATACATCAAACAGATCAAACAGAGCTGCCACATGGTTTAATAAGTGAGATGATATTAACAAGATTGCCTATCAAATCCATTCTTCGGTTTAGGTCCGTTTCCAAACTCTGGTATTCTACTCTCTCTTCTTCTCGTTTCGCATTTGCCCACTTACAATTTCCCAACCCTTTATCCATAGAATCCTTGATCATTCGAAATGGCAACAAATTCCAGATTTTGTTTTACGAAAATGGCAAAATTGACTTAGTCAACGGGGAAGTTGACTTTGACGTAGGTGATGAGAATATGGTCTTGGTCGGCAGTTGTAATGGGCTGGTTGGTTTAGGATCAACTTCTGGTTGTTTGTTCATTATATGGAATCCAATGACCGGCGAATTTGACAAATACTTGGACTCGGAAATCTCCAACTTCACTACCGAAGGGTGTATGGTCACTTGGGGATTTGGGTATGTTTGTGCTGTTGATGACTATAAGATTGTCAGGCTATGCAAAAAAGTGTTTAAGGATTCGATAAGGGTTCACGTTTACTCGACAAGGTTTGATAAAATGCAAAGAATCGACGACAACAATACTTCTGATAATTTCTTTGGTTTGAGAATAGCAGAGCGCTTACGCAAACCAGGGGTATTGGTTAATGAGACTTTGTATTGGATGGGCGGCATGCCACACATGCTCGATGGGTTACTAAGGAAAATTATTTCCTTCGATTTAGCATCTGACACACTTGACACATTTCCTCACCTTGAGGTGAGCACACCGTCTTTGCTATATGGTTCagataacgatgaatgttttgatAAGTTACTATGTGTTGTAAATGGACGTTTATCCAAGTACGGTAGACGTCTCACAAGTGGCGAGGATGTCATAACGGTGTTGAAAAGTCCGGGAGTGAAAGAAGAAATTGTTCTTTCTAAGGTTTTGGCTAGTTGGATGCATTACGAAAACTTAATTGGCTCCGTTGGAGGTGACAAGATCTTTACACAATATTATGATAATTATGCTCTACATTTAGGAGTTTTCGATATAACTTCGCAGCCTTGGAATTATACGTCGTTGATGAACCTTGATAGAGGGCCTAAATTTGAGATTGTTAGTTATTGTCCAAGTCTTATTTCAATTAATTCTCATGTTACAGAGTCGTCCGAGATCACttcatcccttaaccatgaggtcagggGTACGATCCTTGCCCATTGGAATGGAGCAAACTCTTCGGCCAGCCGTTTACCTCTTCCTGAGAGCACTCACGACAAGGGGATTATACGCTGTTGTCGATGGTGGACACCCCGTTTTACATCAAAAAGAAAAACAGAGTCGCCCGAGACGCACAAGG AATAG
- the LOC141606436 gene encoding F-box/kelch-repeat protein At3g06240-like isoform X3 yields MESQSKDDEDPIHQTDQTELPHGLISEMILTRLPIKSILRFRSVSKLWYSTLSSSRFAFAHLQFPNPLSIESLIIRNGNKFQILFYENGKIDLVNGEVDFDVGDENMVLVGSCNGLVGLGSTSGCLFIIWNPMTGEFDKYLDSEISNFTTEGCMVTWGFGYVCAVDDYKIVRLCKKVFKDSIRVHVYSTRFDKMQRIDDNNTSDNFFGLRIAERLRKPGVLVNETLYWMGGMPHMLDGLLRKIISFDLASDTLDTFPHLEVSTPSLLYGSDNDECFDKLLCVVNGRLSKYGRRLTSGEDVITVLKSPGVKEEIVLSKVLASWMHYENLIGSVGGDKIFTQYYDNYALHLGVFDITSQPWNYTSLMNLDRGPKFEIVSYCPSLISINSHVTESSEITSSLNHEVRGTILAHWNGANSSASRLPLPESTHDKGIIRCCRWWTPRFTSKRKTESPETHKGLVSENICNLQE; encoded by the exons ATGGAAAGTCAAAGCAAGGATGATGAAGATCCAATACATCAAACAGATCAAACAGAGCTGCCACATGGTTTAATAAGTGAGATGATATTAACAAGATTGCCTATCAAATCCATTCTTCGGTTTAGGTCCGTTTCCAAACTCTGGTATTCTACTCTCTCTTCTTCTCGTTTCGCATTTGCCCACTTACAATTTCCCAACCCTTTATCCATAGAATCCTTGATCATTCGAAATGGCAACAAATTCCAGATTTTGTTTTACGAAAATGGCAAAATTGACTTAGTCAACGGGGAAGTTGACTTTGACGTAGGTGATGAGAATATGGTCTTGGTCGGCAGTTGTAATGGGCTGGTTGGTTTAGGATCAACTTCTGGTTGTTTGTTCATTATATGGAATCCAATGACCGGCGAATTTGACAAATACTTGGACTCGGAAATCTCCAACTTCACTACCGAAGGGTGTATGGTCACTTGGGGATTTGGGTATGTTTGTGCTGTTGATGACTATAAGATTGTCAGGCTATGCAAAAAAGTGTTTAAGGATTCGATAAGGGTTCACGTTTACTCGACAAGGTTTGATAAAATGCAAAGAATCGACGACAACAATACTTCTGATAATTTCTTTGGTTTGAGAATAGCAGAGCGCTTACGCAAACCAGGGGTATTGGTTAATGAGACTTTGTATTGGATGGGCGGCATGCCACACATGCTCGATGGGTTACTAAGGAAAATTATTTCCTTCGATTTAGCATCTGACACACTTGACACATTTCCTCACCTTGAGGTGAGCACACCGTCTTTGCTATATGGTTCagataacgatgaatgttttgatAAGTTACTATGTGTTGTAAATGGACGTTTATCCAAGTACGGTAGACGTCTCACAAGTGGCGAGGATGTCATAACGGTGTTGAAAAGTCCGGGAGTGAAAGAAGAAATTGTTCTTTCTAAGGTTTTGGCTAGTTGGATGCATTACGAAAACTTAATTGGCTCCGTTGGAGGTGACAAGATCTTTACACAATATTATGATAATTATGCTCTACATTTAGGAGTTTTCGATATAACTTCGCAGCCTTGGAATTATACGTCGTTGATGAACCTTGATAGAGGGCCTAAATTTGAGATTGTTAGTTATTGTCCAAGTCTTATTTCAATTAATTCTCATGTTACAGAGTCGTCCGAGATCACttcatcccttaaccatgaggtcagggGTACGATCCTTGCCCATTGGAATGGAGCAAACTCTTCGGCCAGCCGTTTACCTCTTCCTGAGAGCACTCACGACAAGGGGATTATACGCTGTTGTCGATGGTGGACACCCCGTTTTACATCAAAAAGAAAAACAGAGTCGCCCGAGACGCACAAGG GATTAGTATCTGAAAATATTTGTAATTTACAAGAATAG
- the LOC141606436 gene encoding F-box/kelch-repeat protein At3g06240-like isoform X2, with protein sequence MESQSKDDEDPIHQTDQTELPHGLISEMILTRLPIKSILRFRSVSKLWYSTLSSSRFAFAHLQFPNPLSIESLIIRNGNKFQILFYENGKIDLVNGEVDFDVGDENMVLVGSCNGLVGLGSTSGCLFIIWNPMTGEFDKYLDSEISNFTTEGCMVTWGFGYVCAVDDYKIVRLCKKVFKDSIRVHVYSTRFDKMQRIDDNNTSDNFFGLRIAERLRKPGVLVNETLYWMGGMPHMLDGLLRKIISFDLASDTLDTFPHLEVSTPSLLYGSDNDECFDKLLCVVNGRLSKYGRRLTSGEDVITVLKSPGVKEEIVLSKVLASWMHYENLIGSVGGDKIFTQYYDNYALHLGVFDITSQPWNYTSLMNLDRGPKFEIVSYCPSLISINSHVTESSEITSSLNHEVRGTILAHWNGANSSASRLPLPESTHDKGIIRCCRWWTPRFTSKRKTESPETHKVADLVGLKKMKQNGKRMQLNNS encoded by the exons ATGGAAAGTCAAAGCAAGGATGATGAAGATCCAATACATCAAACAGATCAAACAGAGCTGCCACATGGTTTAATAAGTGAGATGATATTAACAAGATTGCCTATCAAATCCATTCTTCGGTTTAGGTCCGTTTCCAAACTCTGGTATTCTACTCTCTCTTCTTCTCGTTTCGCATTTGCCCACTTACAATTTCCCAACCCTTTATCCATAGAATCCTTGATCATTCGAAATGGCAACAAATTCCAGATTTTGTTTTACGAAAATGGCAAAATTGACTTAGTCAACGGGGAAGTTGACTTTGACGTAGGTGATGAGAATATGGTCTTGGTCGGCAGTTGTAATGGGCTGGTTGGTTTAGGATCAACTTCTGGTTGTTTGTTCATTATATGGAATCCAATGACCGGCGAATTTGACAAATACTTGGACTCGGAAATCTCCAACTTCACTACCGAAGGGTGTATGGTCACTTGGGGATTTGGGTATGTTTGTGCTGTTGATGACTATAAGATTGTCAGGCTATGCAAAAAAGTGTTTAAGGATTCGATAAGGGTTCACGTTTACTCGACAAGGTTTGATAAAATGCAAAGAATCGACGACAACAATACTTCTGATAATTTCTTTGGTTTGAGAATAGCAGAGCGCTTACGCAAACCAGGGGTATTGGTTAATGAGACTTTGTATTGGATGGGCGGCATGCCACACATGCTCGATGGGTTACTAAGGAAAATTATTTCCTTCGATTTAGCATCTGACACACTTGACACATTTCCTCACCTTGAGGTGAGCACACCGTCTTTGCTATATGGTTCagataacgatgaatgttttgatAAGTTACTATGTGTTGTAAATGGACGTTTATCCAAGTACGGTAGACGTCTCACAAGTGGCGAGGATGTCATAACGGTGTTGAAAAGTCCGGGAGTGAAAGAAGAAATTGTTCTTTCTAAGGTTTTGGCTAGTTGGATGCATTACGAAAACTTAATTGGCTCCGTTGGAGGTGACAAGATCTTTACACAATATTATGATAATTATGCTCTACATTTAGGAGTTTTCGATATAACTTCGCAGCCTTGGAATTATACGTCGTTGATGAACCTTGATAGAGGGCCTAAATTTGAGATTGTTAGTTATTGTCCAAGTCTTATTTCAATTAATTCTCATGTTACAGAGTCGTCCGAGATCACttcatcccttaaccatgaggtcagggGTACGATCCTTGCCCATTGGAATGGAGCAAACTCTTCGGCCAGCCGTTTACCTCTTCCTGAGAGCACTCACGACAAGGGGATTATACGCTGTTGTCGATGGTGGACACCCCGTTTTACATCAAAAAGAAAAACAGAGTCGCCCGAGACGCACAAGG TAGCCGACTTGGTTGGACTGAAGAAGATGAAACAGAATGGCAAAAGGATGCAATTGAACAACTCATAA
- the LOC141608601 gene encoding F-box/kelch-repeat protein At3g23880-like: MEFQSKDEKRPIQESELPFDVINEMILTRLPIKSVVRFKSVSKLWYSTLSSPRFAYAHLKMFNPSTTQSLFIQSVFENKFKILSYEDGGQSSQMDNKCEIDWVNEKVDFDVGKEWSKVARGGLLVTWGFGYVSSVDDYKVVRICRDGICDFMRVYVYSTRFGKLKIIDNNDDSHNFSGLRKTNNLVNPGVLVNETLYWMDNAPKIPSLMNGLPREILSFDLATEMFGTFPHLEVSTPDARVRRTPGDE; this comes from the exons ATGGAATTTCAAAGCAAGGATGAGAAACGTCCAATACAAGAAAGTGAGCTGCCATTTGATGTAATAAACGAGATGATATTAACAAGATTGCCTATCAAATCCGTTGTTCGATTCAAGTCTGTTTCCAAACTCTGGTATTCTACTCTCTCGTCTCCTCGTTTTGCTTATGCCCATTTGAAAATGTTCAACCCTTCAACCACACAGTCCTTGTTCATTCAATCTGtgtttgaaaacaaattcaaaatTTTGTCCTATGAAGATGGTGGTCAAAGTAGCCAAATGGATAACAAATGTGAAATTGACTGGGTCAACGAGAAGGTTGACTTTGATGTAGGGAAAGA ATGGTCTAAGGTTGCTCGCGGGGGCCTTTTGGTCACTTGGGGATTTGGGTATGTTTCTTCTGTTGATGACTACAAAGTTGTTCGGATATGTAGAGATGGTATATGTGATTTTATGAGAGTTTATGTCTACTCAACAAGGTTTGGTAAATTGAAAATAATCGACAACAACGATGATTCCCATAATTTCTCTGGTTTGAGGAAAACAAACAACTTGGTTAATCCTGGGGTGTTGGTTAATGAAACTCTATATTGGATGGATAACGCCCCAAAGATCCCATCCTTGATGAATGGGTTGCCAAGGGAAATTCTTTCGTTCGATTTAGCAACCGAGATGTTCGGCACATTTCCTCATCTCGAGGTAAGCACACCTGATGCTCGTGTTAGGAGGACGCCCGGGGACGAATAG